One genomic segment of Pseudomonas sp. p1(2021b) includes these proteins:
- a CDS encoding fumarylacetoacetate hydrolase family protein: MSLQLRRQHSDELYQALCEGQTLAPLTERWPQITIEDAYHISLHCIERRVAAGDRIVGKKIGVTSAAVQRMLDVHQPDFGFITRAMAFDNGAEISLAENRLIQPRAEGEIAFVLKHDLVGPGVTEADVLAATDFITPCFEIVDSRIDDWRIRIQDTVADNASCGVFVLGQERVDPRQLDLPALHMRVFKNDEPLSEGLGSAVQGNPLTAVAWLANTLGAFGIPFKAGEVILSGSLVPLEPVRAGDRFSLTIDGLGSAQVSFRA, from the coding sequence ATGAGCCTGCAACTGCGCCGCCAGCACAGCGACGAACTGTACCAGGCCCTGTGCGAAGGGCAGACGCTGGCACCGCTGACCGAGCGCTGGCCACAGATCACCATCGAGGATGCCTACCACATCTCGTTGCATTGCATCGAGCGACGGGTCGCCGCCGGTGACCGTATCGTCGGCAAGAAGATCGGCGTCACCTCGGCAGCCGTGCAGCGCATGCTTGACGTGCACCAGCCGGACTTCGGCTTCATCACCCGTGCGATGGCCTTCGATAACGGCGCTGAGATCTCGTTGGCCGAGAACCGCCTGATCCAGCCGCGCGCCGAGGGCGAGATCGCCTTCGTGCTCAAGCATGACCTGGTCGGCCCGGGCGTCACCGAGGCCGACGTGCTGGCGGCCACCGACTTCATCACGCCGTGCTTCGAGATCGTCGATTCGCGCATCGATGACTGGCGCATCCGTATCCAGGACACCGTGGCCGACAACGCCTCCTGTGGCGTGTTCGTGCTTGGCCAGGAACGGGTCGACCCACGCCAGCTGGACCTGCCGGCGCTGCACATGCGTGTGTTCAAGAACGATGAACCGCTGAGCGAAGGGTTGGGCTCGGCGGTGCAGGGCAACCCGTTGACCGCGGTCGCCTGGCTGGCCAACACCCTCGGCGCCTTCGGCATCCCCTTCAAGGCCGGCGAGGTGATCCTCTCCGGTTCGCTGGTACCGCTGGAGCCAGTGCGCGCAGGCGACCGCTTTTCCCTGACCATCGACGGCCTGGGCAGTGCCCAGGTGTCCTTCCGAGCCTGA